CCGGAAGCGGGGCCCGGGCAGCGAAGCCGGCAAAGCCCTCCACCCCCAGCGGCTCCGGATGGTCGGGCTTGGTGTGAGTGGGGCGGATAACGCCGGCCCCGAGGTAATCCACGGTTCCCGGCGGCAGCACCGCGAGGGCGTCCAGATGCTCGGTGGTGTTGGCGGTCAGGCCGACAACGGCGTCCGGGCCCACCAGGGTGCGCACCAGTTCGGCGGGAAGATCCTTCTGGCCCACGTGCACGCCATGGACGTCGGCTCGCGCTGCCCGGGCGGCAAGATAAATATCAACCCGGTCATCCACCAGCACGGTGGCCCGGCCGGCCGCGGCCTCGGCGACGGCGAGGACGAGGGCATAAAAGTCCGCGGCGGAGGCGTCTTTTTCCCGCACCTGGATGGTTTCCACGCCGCCGGCCACGGCCGCCCGGACCGTTTCGACAACGCCGCGCGGCCCGCACAGGAGGGTGTCGGTCACCAGGTAGATGCCGCTGCTGCGGATACGCTCCCGGGAGCGGGACACGTCCGCCACTCCGGCCTTCACGCGGTCACCAGCCGCTGCTCCAGGTCCTGCCCGGTCAGGGAGGCAAGGGCATCGAGGAATCCGGCGGCGAAGCTGCCCGGCCCGGAGGATGCCTGCGCGGCAGGTTCAGCGGCCACCGTGTAAACCGCTGTTGCCGCTGCCACGGCGGCCAGCGCGCCGCCGTCGTCGGCCACTGCGAGGAAGGCCGCGGTGACCGCACCCAGCGCACACCCGCCGCCGGTAACCCGTGTCAGGAGCGCATCCCCGTTGCTGATCCGGAGGGTCTGGACCCCGTCCGTGATCAGGTCTGTCGGTCCGGACACGGCCACCACGGAGCCATGCTTCTCCGCGAGCAGGAGCGCTGCGGGCAGAGCTGCTTCCGGGTCATCGGTCGCGTCGACGCCGCGGCCGCCGGTCCCCAGACCGGCGAGGGCGATGATCTCCGACGCGTTCCCGCGGATGGCCGTTGGCCGCAGGGCCAGCAGTTCCGCGGCCAGGGCGGTGCGCACGGGCAGGCTGCCCACGGCCACCGGATCCAGGACCCAGGGGGTTCCGGCGTCATTGGCGGCTTCGGCTGCCTCCAGCATGGCCCGGCGCTGTTCCTCGTGCGGGGTGCCCAAGTTGATCAGCACGCCGGAGGCAGCCCGGGCAAACGGTCCGGCCTCCCCCGGGATGTCGGTCATGGCCGGCGCCGCGCCCAGCGCCAGCAGCACGTTGGCGGTGAAGTTGGTGACCACGGCATTGGTCAGGCACTGCACCAGCGGCGGCTCGGTGCGCACGCGGTCCAGGAGGGTGGAAACAGTTAACGGTGTCAGGCGAATAGTCATCCGCGACATCCCTTCGCTAGTTCGAACTAGATCAGGTTCAACGGGTCTTATCTCAGCCTTGCGGCACCCCGTGTCACTGCAGACGACTCTAGGCCATTTCCGTGCCCGTTCCCACCTGTGCGGGGAGCGTCAGAGCGTGGAGTGCTCTCCCAGACGGTGGTAGGTGCGGTTGTGGTAGACCAGCGGCTCGTCCGGCGCGCCGGGCGTCAGGACCTCCAGGACCTCGGCGGTGACCAGCACCGATGAGCCGACGGCGGTGCGGCCCAGCACGCGGGAGCGGAGGGCACGCGGGACCTCGCGCAGCAGCGGTTCACCGGTGGGAAGCTGTTCCCAGGCCAGGGAGGAGGTGAAGCGGTCCGATCCCGGGCGGGCAAACAGGCCGGCGAGGCCGGCATTCCGGGCCCCCAGGAGGTGGACCACAATCGTTTCGGCGGAGGCGACCACGCCGGCCGAGCCGGAGGCAGAAGCAAG
This genomic interval from Arthrobacter citreus contains the following:
- the thiE gene encoding thiamine phosphate synthase, with translation MKAGVADVSRSRERIRSSGIYLVTDTLLCGPRGVVETVRAAVAGGVETIQVREKDASAADFYALVLAVAEAAAGRATVLVDDRVDIYLAARAARADVHGVHVGQKDLPAELVRTLVGPDAVVGLTANTTEHLDALAVLPPGTVDYLGAGVIRPTHTKPDHPEPLGVEGFAGFAARAPLPVVAIGGILHHDVGPLRAAGATGAAVVSAICAAADPQRAAADLVRAWNAGIPA
- the thiM gene encoding hydroxyethylthiazole kinase, which codes for MTIRLTPLTVSTLLDRVRTEPPLVQCLTNAVVTNFTANVLLALGAAPAMTDIPGEAGPFARAASGVLINLGTPHEEQRRAMLEAAEAANDAGTPWVLDPVAVGSLPVRTALAAELLALRPTAIRGNASEIIALAGLGTGGRGVDATDDPEAALPAALLLAEKHGSVVAVSGPTDLITDGVQTLRISNGDALLTRVTGGGCALGAVTAAFLAVADDGGALAAVAAATAVYTVAAEPAAQASSGPGSFAAGFLDALASLTGQDLEQRLVTA
- a CDS encoding flavin reductase family protein codes for the protein MLTDLFKDAFRAHPAGVAVITAAGGSGPVGLTASSVSSVSADPAILVFSLASASGSAGVVASAETIVVHLLGARNAGLAGLFARPGSDRFTSSLAWEQLPTGEPLLREVPRALRSRVLGRTAVGSSVLVTAEVLEVLTPGAPDEPLVYHNRTYHRLGEHSTL